The Erwinia billingiae Eb661 nucleotide sequence ATCACCACCAGTTCGACTGGCAGATTTTTCAGGCCGAAAATCATGCGGGCTTTTACACAGAACGGGCAGTGATCGTAGATATAAAGTTTCAAGAACGCCTCCTTACAGCGGTGACGGCGGGCGGGCCGCCATCAATCATTTGAATGCATTAGGGAAGTATGGAAGAGATCCCAGCACAGGGCAAACTGCGACCGGACATTACTTGTGCAAAAGAGATTTTCGGAAATTTTATGCGCATTATTTTACCGGTCACTGCCCTGGCGGTTATAGTGGTTTGTAAGCGCAGAAAATGTCGGCCATCTGGCCCAGGCTAAGCAGTTCTGCTGTGCGGGTTGACCCGCTTAAATCCTTTATCGGCCGGATCAGGAGAGAAGATGTTTGGCTATCGTTCCGCTGCCCCGAAAGTCCGCCTGACTACAGACAGGCTAGTGGTTCGTCTTGTTCATGAACGCGATGCCTGGCGTCTGGCGGATTACTATGCTGAAAACCGGGCTTTCCTTAAACCCTGGGAACCGATCCGCGATGAAAGCCACTGTTATCCGTCTGGCTGGCAGGCGCGTCTGGGCCTGATTGCCGAAATGCATAAACAGGGCAATGCGTTCTATTTTGTGGTGATGGATCCTGAAGAGAATGAAGTGCGTGGCGTGGCAAATTTCAGCAACGTGGTGCGCGGCTCATTTCATGCCTGTTATCTGGGCTATTCGCTGGGCGAGAAATGGCAAGGGCAGGGGATGATGTTTGAAGCCCTGCAGTCTGCGATCCGCTATATGCAGCGCCAGCAGCGCATGCACCGCATTATGGCCAACTATATGCCGCATAACCAACGCAGCGGCGATTTGCTGGCCCGGCTGGGTTTTGAAAAAGAAGGCTATGCCAAAGCGTATTTACTGATTGATGGACGCTGGCAGGATCACGTGCTGACTGCGCTGACCGCCAAAGAATGGACACCTGAACGTCGCGGATAACTTAATGAAAATTCACCTTTCGGCCGTAGAGGCCCGCATTATTGGCTGCCTGCTGGAAAAGCAGGTCACCACGCCCGATCAATATCCGATGTCACTGAATGGCGTAGTGACGGCCTGTAATCAAAAATCCAACCGTGAGCCGGTGCTGTCGCTGAGTGAAGTTAGCGTGCAGGACACGCTGGATATGCTGGTGAAAAAGCATCTGGCCACCCCGCAAAGCGGTTCTGGTCAGCGGGTAGTGAAATACGAACACCGTTTTTGTAATTCCGAGTTTGGTCAGCTGAAATTTACGGCGGGTGAACTGGCGCTGATCGCCACCTTATTGCTGCGCGGCGCGCAAACGCCTGGCGAGTTGCGCACCCGCAGCACGCGCCTGCATGAGTTTGCCGATAT carries:
- the rimJ gene encoding ribosomal protein S5-alanine N-acetyltransferase; amino-acid sequence: MFGYRSAAPKVRLTTDRLVVRLVHERDAWRLADYYAENRAFLKPWEPIRDESHCYPSGWQARLGLIAEMHKQGNAFYFVVMDPEENEVRGVANFSNVVRGSFHACYLGYSLGEKWQGQGMMFEALQSAIRYMQRQQRMHRIMANYMPHNQRSGDLLARLGFEKEGYAKAYLLIDGRWQDHVLTALTAKEWTPERRG
- a CDS encoding DUF480 domain-containing protein; translation: MKIHLSAVEARIIGCLLEKQVTTPDQYPMSLNGVVTACNQKSNREPVLSLSEVSVQDTLDMLVKKHLATPQSGSGQRVVKYEHRFCNSEFGQLKFTAGELALIATLLLRGAQTPGELRTRSTRLHEFADMAEVEQALQALASREDGPFVVRLAREPGKRESRYMHLFSGEVDEAALASNDVPQENDDLRERVAELEREMAEIKQVLARLTGED